The Zygosaccharomyces rouxii strain CBS732 chromosome G complete sequence genome contains a region encoding:
- the PMA1 gene encoding H(+)-exporting P2-type ATPase PMA1 (uniprot|P24545 Zygosaccharomyces rouxii Plasma membrane ATPase) produces MSDERITEKPPHQQPDSEGEPVPEEEVEEETEEEVPDEESEDDDIDGLIDELQSQEAHEEEEEEDGPAAAGEARKIPEELLQTDPSFGLTSDEVVNRRKKYGLNQMREESENLVVKFLMFFIGPIQFVMEAAAVLAAGLEDWVDFGVICGLLFLNAGVGFIQEFQAGSIVEELKKTLANTATVIRDGSVQEAPANEIVPGDILKLEDGTVIPADGRLVTEECFLQVDQSSITGESLAVDKHYGDEVFSSSTVKRGEGFMIVTATGDNTFVGRAASLVNAAAGGQGHFTEVLNGIGVILLVLVVITLLLIWTACFYRTVRIVPILRYTLGITIVGVPVGLPAVVTTTMAVGAAYLAKKQAIVQKLSAIESLAGVEILCSDKTGTLTKNKLSLHEPYTVEGVSSDDLMLTACLAASRKKKGLDAIDKAFLKSLAQYPKAKGALTKYKVLEFHPFDPVSKKVTAVVESPEGERIICVKGAPLFVLKTVEEDHPIPEDVHENYENKVAELASRGFRALGVARKRGEGHWEILGVMPCMDPPRDDTAATVNEAKRLGLSVKMLTGDAVGIAKETCRQLGLGTNIYDAERLGLGGGGSMPGSEMYDFVENADGFAEVFPQHKFAVVDILQQRGYLVAMTGDGVNDAPSLKKADTGIAVEGATDAARSAADIVFLAPGLSAIIDALKTSRQIFHRMYAYVVYRIALSLHLEIFLGLWIAILNHSLDIDLIVFIAIFADVATLAIAYDNAPFSPSPVKWNLPRLWGMSIMMGIILAAGTWITLTTMFLPKGGIIQNFGSIDGILFLEISLTENWLIFITRAVGPFWSSIPSWQLAGAVFVVDVVATMFTLFGWWSQNWTDIVTVVRIYIWSIGIFCCLGGAYYLMSESETFDRLMNGKPLKENKSTRSVEDFLASMRRVSTQHEKGN; encoded by the coding sequence ATGTCTGACGAGCGTATTACTGAGAAGCCACCTCATCAGCAACCCGATTCTGAGGGGGAACCAGTcccagaagaagaagttgaagaggaaactgaagaggaagttccagatgaagaatctgaagatgatgatattgatgGATTGATCGATGAACTTCAATCCCAAGAAGCACAcgaggaagaagaggaagaagatggtcCTGCTGCAGCTGGTGAAGCTAGAAAGATcccagaagaattgttgcAGACTGATCCTTCTTTCGGTTTAACTTCCGATGAAGTTGTTaacagaagaaagaagtacggtttgaatcaaatgcgtgaagaatctgaaaaCTTGGTTGTCAAGTTTTTGATGTTCTTCATCGGtccaattcaatttgttATGGAAGCCGCTGCTGTTTTGGCTGCCGGTTTAGAAGATTGGGTCGATTTCGGTGTTATCTGTGGTTTACTGTTCTTGAACGCTGGTGTTGGTTTCATTCAAGAATTCCAAGCCGGTTCTATTGTCgaggaattgaagaagaccTTGGCAAACACTGCTACTGTTATTAGAGATGGTTCCGTTCAAGAAGCACCAGCTAACGAAATTGTTCCAGGTGATATCTTGAAGTTGGAAGATGGTACCGTTATCCCAGCTGATGGTCGTTTGGTTACTGAGGAATGTTTCTTGCAAGTTGACCAATCTTCCATTACTGGTGAATCCTTGGCTGTTGACAAACATTACGGTGATGAAGTTTTCTCCTCTTCTACTGTTAAGAGAGGTGAAGGTTTCATGATTGTTACTGCTACTGGTGACAACACTTTTGTCGGTAGAGCTGCTTCTTTGGTTAATGCTGCTGCCGGTGGCCAAGGTCACTTTACTGAAGTGTTGAACGGTATTGGTGTTATTTTGTTGGTTCTTGTTGTCATTACTTTGTTATTGATCTGGACTGCTTGTTTCTACAGAACCGTCCGTattgttccaattttgAGATACACTCTAGGTATCACCATTGTTGGTGTTCCAGTCGGTTTGCCAGCTGTTGTTACCACTACTATGGCTGTTGGTGCTGCTTACTTGGCTAAGAAGCAAGCTATTGTTCAAAAGTTGTCTGCCATTGAATCTTTGGCAGGTGTCGAAATTTTGTGTTCTGATAAAACCGGTACTTTGACCAAGAACAAGTTGTCTTTGCACGAACCATACACTGTTGAAGGTGTTTCTTCTGATGACTTGATGTTGACTGCCTGTTTGGCCGCTTCcagaaagaagaagggtTTGGATGCTATCGATAAGGctttcttgaaatctttggCTCAATATCCAAAGGCCAAGGGTGCTTTGACCAAGTACAAGGTTTTGGAATTCCACCCATTTGACCCAGTCTCCAAGAAGGTTACCGCTGTTGTTGAATCTCCTGAAGGTGAAAGAATTATCTGTGTTAAGGGTGCTCCATTGTTCGTTCTAAAGACTGTCGAAGAGGACCACCCAATTCCAGAGGATGTCCATGAAAACTACGAAAACAAGGTCGCCGAATTAGCTTCCAGAGGTTTCAGAGCCCTTGGTGTTGCTAGAAAGAGAGGAGAAGGTCACTGGGAAATCTTGGGTGTTATGCCATGTATGGATCCTCCAAGAGACGATACTGCTGCTACTGTTAACGAAGCTAAACGTTTAGGTCTAAGTGTTAAGATGTTGACTGGTGATGCTGTTGGTATTGCTAAGGAAACCTGTAGACAATTGGGTCTAGGTACCAACATCTATGACGCTGAGAGATTAGGTCtaggtggtggtggttccATGCCAGGTTCTGAAATGTACGATTTTGTTGAAAATGCTGATGGTTTCGCTGAAGTTTTCCCTCAACACAAGTTTGCTGTTGTTGACATTTTGCAACAAAGAGGTTACTTGGTTGCCATGACTGGTGATGGTGTTAACGACGCtccatctttgaagaaggcTGATACCGGTATTGCCGTCGAAGGTGCTACTGATGCCGCCCGTTCTGCTGCTGATATCGTTTTCTTGGCTCCTGGTCTATCTGCTATCATTGATGCTCTAAAGACTTCTAGAcaaattttccacagaATGTACGCGTACGTTGTTTACCGTATTGCCCTATCTTTGCACTTGGAAATCTTCTTGGGTCTATGGATTGCTATTTTGAACCACTCCCTAGATATTGATTTGATTGTTTTCATTGCTATTTTCGCTGATGTTGCTACTTTGGCTATTGCCTACGATAATGCTCCATTCTCTCCAAGCCCTGTTAAGTGGAACTTACCAAGATTATGGGGTATGTCCATTATGATGGGTATTATTTTGGCTGCTGGTACTTGGATCACTTTGACCACTATGTTCTTGCCAAAGGGTGGTATCATCCAAAACTTTGGTTCCATTGACGGTATTTTGttcttggaaatttctttgaccGAAAACTGGTTAATTTTCATTACTAGAGCCGTTGGTCCATTCTGGTCTTCTATCCCATCTTGGCAATTAGCTGGTGCAGTCTTCGTGGTTGATGTGGTTGCTACTATGTTCACTTTGTTCGGATGGTGGTCTCAAAACTGGACTGACATTGTCACTGTCGTCCGTATCTACATCTGGTCTATCGGTATTTTCTGCTGCTTGGGTGGTGCTTACTACTTGATGTCTGAATCGGAAACTTTTGATAGATTGATGAATGGTAAGCCATTGAAGGAAAACAAGTCTACCAGATCTGTTGAAGACTTCTTGGCTTCTATGAGAAGAGTCTCTACTCAACACGAAAAGGGTAACTAA
- a CDS encoding NAD(P)-dependent alcohol dehydrogenase (similar to uniprot|Q04894 Saccharomyces cerevisiae YMR318C ADH6 NADPH-dependent cinnamyl alcohol dehydrogenase family member with broad substrate specificity may be involved in fusel alcohol synthesis or in aldehyde tolerance) has translation MTVDYPKEFQGFAINDPKDWDHPKLTKFEPKKFDAHDVDIEVECCGICASELFSLKNEWSSEPLTCMTSSYGPKSQVVGHEVVGKVVAVGDKVSLCKVGDRIGLGAQASSCMSCPRCHGNNEQYCAKSVTTYCSKYEDGYVSQGGYASHVRAHEQFCFPVPEEIESEYVAPLMCGGLTVYSPIKRSIQGSKEPRVGVIGIGGLGHMAIMISKALGAHVVAFSRSNRKRADAEKMGADAFVATGEEKDWSERYMDQFDLILNCASSTSELDLDSFLRVLRVNKNFVSVGLPEKDDRFNLSPLTFMGNGATVGVSKLGSRQEAVELLDLAAKHGFRPWVETIKLSEAGVHEGLTRLDAGDVRYRFALVGFNEFFGTGK, from the coding sequence ATGACAGTTGACTACCCTAAAGAATTTCAAGGCTTTGCCATTAACGATCCAAAGGACTGGGATCACCCAAAATTGACTAAATTTGAgccaaagaaatttgatgcACATGACGTTGATATTGAGGTTGAATGCTGTGGTATCTGTGCAAGTGAGTTATTTTCGTTAAAAAATGAATGGTCTTCTGAACCTTTAACATGCATGACAAGTTCTTACGGACCCAAATCACAAGTTGTTGGTCATGAAGTTGTTGGTAAGGTGGTTGCAGTTGGTGACAAAGTTtctctttgtaaagttGGTGACAGAATCGGTCTAGGTGCCCAGGCTTCTTCTTGTATGTCATGTCCTCGTTGTCATGGTAACAACGAACAGTACTGTGCCAAGAGTGTCACAACATACTGTTCCAAGTACGAAGACGGTTACGTTTCTCAAGGTGGTTATGCATCTCACGTGAGAGCTCATGAACAATTCTGTTTCCCAGTTCCTGAGGAAATTGAGTCTGAATACGTGGCGCCATTGATGTGTGGTGGTTTGACCGTTTATTCACCAATCAAGCGTAGCATTCAAGGTTCTAAAGAACCACGTGTGGGTGTTATTGGTATCGGTGGTCTAGGTCACATGGCCATTATGATTTCTAAGGCTTTGGGAGCACATGTGGTTGCTTTCTCTAGATCAAATAGAAAGAGGGCAGACGCAGAGAAGATGGGAGCTGATGCCTTTGTGGCGACCggtgaagaaaaggatTGGTCTGAACGTTATATGGATCAATTCGATTTGATTCTAAACTGTgcttcttcaacttcaGAATTAGATTTGGATTCATTTTTGAGAGTTTTACGTGTTAACAAGAACTTCGTCTCTGTTGGTTTGCCAGAGAAGGATGATAGATTCAACTTGTCACCCTTGACATTTATGGGCAATGGTGCTACTGTCGGTGTTTCTAAATTAGGTTCTAGACAAGAGGCAGTTGAATTGTTAGATCTTGCCGCCAAGCATGGCTTCAGACCATGGGTTGAAACTATTAAGCTTAGTGAAGCAGGTGTTCATGAAGGTTTAACTAGATTGGACGCAGGTGACGTTAGATACAGATTCGCTTTGGTTGGTTTCAACGAGTTTTTCGGTACTGGTAAATAA
- the SEN34 gene encoding tRNA splicing endonuclease subunit SEN34 (similar to uniprot|P39707 Saccharomyces cerevisiae YAR008W), with the protein MRIVLIGETPLVFNLDDIRQLRQHGIVGVLSGTLPSLSQQNVFLSVPLRLMMEELLWLLWDSPLDVNVVGGGLPHFSKDVKSGQIHGQQSALRVQESFEQQRLQRWENHVRKLRLIGVEPQPGDSNLLEGSLFMQTHDSRKDDVKSEHTSSELNPTADQIRHYKLYRKLRQMGFTVHPGGRFGGKYVVYPGDPLRFHSHVVISEPLEDDEPLDFLQMVAGARLATTVKKSYVASCVEAKGEEEARFYSFEWAGFG; encoded by the coding sequence aTGAGAATCGTACTTATCGGAGAAACACCGCTAGTGTTCAATTTAGATGATATACGACAACTTCGTCAACACGGTATAGTCGGTGTATTGTCTGGGACACTCCCATCTCTTTCGCAACAAAATGTGTTCTTATCGGTCCCGTTGCGACTCATGATGGAAGAATTACTATGGCTACTTTGGGACTCACCGTTGGACGTAAAcgttgttggtggtggattaCCGCACTTTTCCAAAGATGTGAAAAGCGGTCAAATCCATGGGCAACAATCTGCTTTAAGGGTACAGGAATCTTTTGAGCAACAGCGGTTGCAAAGATGGGAAAACCATGTTAGGAAATTACGACTCATTGGTGTCGAACCCCAACCGGGAGATTCAAACCTTTTAGAAGGGTCGCTTTTCATGCAGACACACGATTCCAGAAAAGATGACGTAAAATCGGAACATACTTCCTCTGAATTAAATCCTACCGCCGATCAAATTCGTCATTACAAATTGTATCGAAAATTACGACAAATGGGATTCACCGTGCACCCCGGCGGCAGGTTCGGCGGAAAATACGTTGTCTATCCCGGAGACCCGCTAAGGTTCCATTCTCATGTAGTCATCAGTGAGCCCCTAGAAGATGACGAACCTTTGGACTTCCTACAAATGGTCGCAGGCGCTCGTTTGGCCACTACTGTGAAGAAAAGCTACGTGGCCAGCTGTGTGGAGGCAAAgggagaagaagaagcgAGGTTCTATTCTTTCGAATGGGCCGGCTTCGGTTAG
- the PMC1 gene encoding calcium-transporting ATPase PMC1 (similar to uniprot|P38929 Saccharomyces cerevisiae YGL006W PMC1 May be involved in depleting cytosol of Ca2 ions putative vacuolar Ca2 ATPase) codes for MGFSVTAGQLAGMYEPKSLAKFGQLFDEEPAKLYEKLQTDKEQGISDASTESERYKCFNDNRVPERPPKTFLALAWEAFNDKTMLLLTAAAIVSLILGLYEALTQPPEYDPDGNKIPRVDWIEGVAIMLAVVVVVLVGASNDYQKEKQFLELNRKKEDRQVVVYRNGEEQLVGVHDLLVGDLMHLQTGEVVPADCILVDGNCEVDESTVTGETDAIKVAPLEQVWKRYVKAIHGNGNGNGDSSSNNIDPEAADCMLISGSKLISGLGKAVVTAVGVNSVHGKTMMSLKTETESTPLQERLSELSDSISVFGCASAIILFLVLFIQFLFDIREGGRLADLPAAKRGSQFMSILITSITVIVVAVPEGLPLAVTLSLAFATTRMTKDGNLVRVLSACETMGSATAVCSDKTGTLTENRMTVVKGYMGSAEFDENNENNESTIKSLLEGEISDDIKKDVMTNIVLNSTAFENKRFQEQQQHRQQREDQRLRGHTSDNPFSSILTRGRSRLQKLLHGGDDDDLSASQANSVEEPYIGSKTETALLTMANKNFGLDNLKEWRKNHKGHFNIAKIVQVIPFESSRKWGGIVVKYEGEKNYRFFVKGAAEILFSRSLYYRNSDGSVAKLDGQSRQTIDEHIQGLASNALRAISIAHKDLNYEGSWPPENITSDEPGEALPEKLFGEVVNEKSQDGLVLDALVGIQDPLRPGVKNSIEQCQKAGVTIRMVTGDNVTTARAIARNCNILNEEDWVDSDCAMEGPKFRELSNDERVKILPKLRVLARSSPEDKKILVATLKQMGDVVASTGDGTNDAPALKMADVGFSMGIAGTEVAREASDIILMTDDFSAIVNAIKWGRCVSGSIKKFIQFQLTVNVTAVVLTFISSVTTGKSVLTAVQLLWVNLIMDTLAALALATDRPDKNIMDRKPIGRQAPLISVSSWKMIMCQSFWQLVITLTLTYRSGQIFFGREATGHEKQILNACTFNTFVWLQFFTLFVSRKLDEADGIKDWRKRISRENLDFFQDLGRNGYFLGVMAVIGLFQVFIMKFGGVAFSIAEQTPSMWACAILTSLLAIPVGALVRICPDEVALAIYPKRFIGLVWYICTLGFFKKNAQKGLHDDEESLLGEAQEESSISTR; via the coding sequence ATGGGGTTTTCAGTCACCGCTGGGCAATTGGCCGGTATGTATGAGCCCAAATCATTGGCTAAGTTTGGTCAATtgtttgatgaagaaccGGCCAAGTTgtatgaaaaattacaaacaGATAAGGAACAAGGTATATCTGATGCAAGTACGGAATCAGAAAGGTACAAGTgttttaatgataatagaGTTCCCGAAAGACCACCGAAGACATTTCTAGCATTAGCTTGGGAAGCATTTAATGATAAGACAATGTTACTTTTAACAGCAGCCGCTATAGTGTCACTTATACTTGGTCTTTATGAGGCATTGACGCAACCACCGGAATATGATCCAGATGGTAATAAAATCCCAAGAGTTGATTGGATTGAAGGTGTTGCTATTATGTTAgcagttgttgttgttgtgtTAGTTGGTGCATCCAATGACTATCAGAAGGAGAAACAATTTTTAGAATTAAATcgaaagaaagaagatcGTCAAGTGGTAGTTTATCGTAACGGTGAAGAACAATTAGTTGGTGTACATGATTTACTGGTTGGTGATTTAATGCATCTACAAACCGGTGAGGTTGTACCGGCAGATTGTATTCTTGTGGATGGTAACTGtgaagttgatgaatcTACAGTTACGGGTGAAACTGATGCAATTAAGGTTGCACCTTTGGAACAAGTTTGGAAACGTTACGTTAAAGCTATTcatggtaatggtaatggtaatgggGATAGTAGCAGTAATAATATCGATCCGGAAGCGGCCGATTGTATGTTAATTTCCGGTTCAAAACTTATCTCAGGACTCGGGAAAGCTGTTGTTACAGCTGTTGGTGTTAATTCTGTTCACGGTAAGACTATGATGTCATTAAAGACAGAAACGGAATCGACACCTTTGCAGGAACGTTTAAGTGAATTATCAGATAGTATTTCCGTGTTTGGGTGCGCTTCGGCTATCATATTGTTTCTTGTACTCTTCATTCAGTTTTTGTTTGACATTAGAGAAGGTGGTAGATTAGCAGACCTGCCAGCTGCAAAACGAGGTTCGCAATTTATGAGTATCCTTATTACATCTATCACAGTTATCGTTGTTGCTGTTCCTGAAGGTTTACCTCTGGCGGTAACTCTATCATTAGCATTTGCCACAACAAGAATGACGAAGGATGGTAATTTAGTTAGAGTGTTAAGTGCTTGTGAAACTATGGGATCTGCGACAGCTGTTTGTTCAGATAAAACTGGTACTTTAACGGAAAATAGAATGACTGTTGTTAAAGGTTATATGGGGTCAgctgaatttgatgaaaataatgaaaataatgagTCTACCATTAAAAGTTTACTGGAAGGAGAAATTTCTGATGATATTAAAAAAGATGTTATGACTAACATAGTATTAAATTCAAcagcttttgaaaataaaaggtttcaagaacaacagcaacatCGACAACAACGAGAAGATCAGAGATTACGTGGTCATACTAGTGATAAtcctttttcttctatatTAACCAGGGGTAGGAGTCGCCTTCAAAAGTTATTAcatggtggtgatgatgatgatttatCAGCTTCTCAAGCAAACAGTGTGGAAGAACCATATATTGGTTCAAAGACTGAAACTGCTCTCTTAACGATGGCCAACAAAAACTTTGGGCTAGATAATCTAAAAGAATGGCGTAAAAATCATAAAGGTCATTTCAATATCGCCAAAATCGTCCAAGTGATTCCTTTTGAAAGTTCTAGAAAATGGGGTGGTATCGTAGTCAAGTATGAAGGGGAGAAGAATTATAGATTTTTCGTTAAAGGTGCCgctgaaattttattcagTAGATCTCTTTACTATAGAAATTCGGATGGATCAGTAGCTAAGTTGGATGGACAAAGTAGGCAAACTATTGATGAACACATTCAAGGATTGGCTTCTAATGCATTAAGAGCTATCTCTATTGCACATAAGGATTTAAATTATGAAGGTTCATGGCCTCCAGAAAATATTACGAGTGATGAACCAGGCGAAGCTTTACCAGAGAAATTGTTTGGTGAAGTGGTAAATGAAAAGAGTCAAGATGGTCTGGTGCTGGATGCATTGGTTGGTATTCAAGATCCGTTACGTCCAGgtgtgaaaaattctattGAACAATGTCAGAAGGCAGGTGTTACTATACGGATGGTCACTGGTGATAATGTAACTACGGCAAGGGCTATTGCTAGAAATTGTAACATTTTAAATGAAGAGGATTGGGTCGATTCTGATTGTGCTATGGAGGGCCCCAAATTTCGCGAACTTTCTAATGATGAACGTGTAAAGATTTTACCTAAATTAAGAGTGTTAGCACGTTCTTCACCTGAGGATAAGAAAATTTTAGTAGCTACTTTAAAGCAAATGGGTGATGTGGTTGCCTCTACCGGTGACGGTACTAATGATGCACCTGCCCTTAAGATGGCCGATGTTGGATTTTCCATGGGGATTGCTGGTACTGAAGTTGCAAGAGAGGCTTCTGATATTATTCTAATGACAGACGATTTCTCAGCTATCGTGAATGCTATCAAGTGGGGGCGTTGCGTTTCTGGTTCtatcaagaaatttattcaatttcaattgacaGTCAACGTAACGGCGGTCGTCCTTACTTTTATCTCGTCGGTGACTACTGGTAAATCCGTTCTAACTGCTGTGCAATTATTATGGGTCAATTTGATTATGGATACTCTGGCCGCATTAGCATTGGCTACTGATAGACCAGATAAGAATATCATGGATAGGAAACCCATAGGTCGTCAAGCGCCTTTGATCTCCGtttcttcttggaaaatgatcATGTGCCAGTCTTTTTGGCAGCTTGTGATTACATTGACTTTGACTTATAGATCCggtcaaattttctttggtCGTGAGGCTACAGGCCATGAGAAACAAATTCTTAATGCATGTACTTTTAACACATTTGTTTGGTTGCAGTTCTTTACTTTATTCGTTTCTAGGAAATTGGACGAAGCGGATGGTATTAAGGATTGGAGAAAgagaatttcaagagaaaATCTTGATTTCTTCCAGGATTTGGGCAGAAATGGATACTTCTTGGGCGTTATGGCGGTGATTGGGCTCTTCCAAGTGTTCATTATGaaatttggtggtgttgcATTTTCTATTGCAGAACAAACTCCTTCCATGTGGGCATGTGCCATTTTAACCTCTCTTTTGGCAATTCCTGTTGGTGCATTAGTGAGAATTTGTCCTGATGAAGTAGCACTTGCGATCTATCCAAAAAGATTCATTGGCCTTGTGTGGTACATTTGCACACTTGGCTTCTTCAAGAAAAACGCCCAGAAAGGTTTGCACGATGATGAGGAATCTTTGCTTGGTGAAGCTCAGGAGGAATCCTCAATTTCCACAAGATAA
- the COG7 gene encoding Golgi transport complex subunit COG7 (similar to uniprot|P53195 Saccharomyces cerevisiae YGL005C COG7 Component of the conserved oligomeric Golgi complex), with amino-acid sequence MSDASVSGEDEILEMFFDEGFVPHAFVDILLSNAANKDISQVQATSSSLLSRFDFYTKNLTKELEMTIQKLEKLSETLPGTWTVKMDAADNDSTSVSAVGSSKLEYYLDTLSSAVRVLEGDMAKINGQLDELDNNYESSSDIVNQLRNLEKIKTRLHKVLNLFNQIKTILTISTATNDKSKTNVKNENGSSITVGEFRDSLQTLEETISQSFTEATNKETVMEKDEDLLKRIDLFTELKPLFQGLHKFNPVYSQFVDGIRKRTNEYLSAKDIGGELN; translated from the coding sequence ATGTCCGATGCTTCTGTTTctggtgaagatgagatTTTAGAGATGTTTTTTGATGAAGGTTTTGTCCCTCATGCCTTCGTAGACATTTTACTTTCGAACGCTGCTAATAAGGACATATCCCAAGTGCAAGCTACATCCTCGTCACTATTATCACGATTCGATTTTTACACCAAAAATTTGactaaagaattggaaatgaCTATTCAAAAGTTGGAAAAGCTGTCAGAAACTTTACCAGGTACTTGGACCGTTAAAATGGATGCCGCTGATAATGATTCCACGTCAGTATCTGCAGTGGGCTCATCTAAACTGGAATACTATTTGGATACACTTAGTAGTGCTGTAAGGGTTTTAGAAGGGGATATGGCAAAAATTAATGGTCAATTGGACGAATTAGATAACAACTATGAATCGAGTAGCGATATCGTGAATCAATTAAgaaatttggagaaaattAAGACAAGGCTGCATAAAGTACTAAATTTGTTTAATCAAATTAAAACTATCCTAACCATATCGACTGCTACTAATGATAAGAGTAAAACAAATGTCAAGAATGAGAATGGGTCATCAATCACTGTCGGAGAATTTAGAGATTCGTTACAAACTTTAGAGGAAACCATTAGTCAATCATTCACGGAAGCTACCAATAAAGAAACTGTTATGGAGAAAGATGAGGATCTCCtgaaaagaattgatctttttacTGAATTAAAACCATTGTTTCAAGGTTTGCATAAATTTAATCCTGTTTATTCACAATTTGTAGATGGAATTAGAAAGAGAACAAATGAATACCTAAGTGCTAAGGAtattggtggtgaattAAATTAA